In Methanosarcina siciliae T4/M, one genomic interval encodes:
- a CDS encoding TIGR00725 family protein — protein MKTPVRTQIGVIGAGTCSRETGALAEAVGREIAKKRAGLLCGGLGGVMEAAAKGAKLAGGITIGILPGTLREEANPWIDVAVLSGMGHARNALIAQSSDALIAVDGEYGTLSEIALGLKMGKPVVLLESKWKIEGTERAKNPLEAVELVFRLIEERKNKKNREKN, from the coding sequence GTGAAAACGCCAGTAAGGACTCAAATCGGGGTAATAGGAGCCGGTACCTGCAGCAGGGAGACCGGAGCGCTTGCGGAAGCTGTGGGACGAGAGATTGCAAAAAAAAGAGCTGGCCTGCTCTGCGGAGGCCTGGGGGGAGTAATGGAAGCAGCAGCGAAGGGAGCAAAACTCGCAGGTGGGATAACCATAGGTATTCTGCCAGGAACCCTGCGAGAGGAGGCAAATCCCTGGATAGATGTAGCCGTGCTCAGCGGAATGGGACATGCCAGAAACGCTCTTATAGCCCAGTCCTCAGATGCTCTGATCGCGGTTGACGGGGAGTATGGGACCCTTTCGGAAATAGCTCTCGGCCTTAAGATGGGAAAGCCTGTGGTGTTGCTGGAGTCAAAATGGAAAATAGAAGGTACGGAGAGAGCAAAAAACCCGTTGGAGGCTGTGGAACTCGTTTTCAGGCTTATTGAAGAAAGGAAAAATAAAAAAAATAGGGAGAAAAATTGA
- a CDS encoding DUF367 family protein: MNPTKSRDVPLYIYHAGQCDPKKCTGRKMARFELARLYDKISRLPRSAILLDPMAEQALSPADDPKKGIIVLDCSWEEVERVFPELEKLNLEHRALPYMLAGNPVNFGRPFKLNSAEAFAAALYILGYKEQGEKIMSKFNWGHSFLELNKEPLDEYATAKNSAEIVEIQSHYI, from the coding sequence ATGAATCCGACAAAGAGCCGTGACGTCCCCCTTTATATCTATCACGCCGGGCAATGCGACCCGAAGAAGTGCACAGGAAGAAAAATGGCGCGTTTTGAGCTTGCCCGCCTTTACGATAAGATTTCAAGGCTGCCCAGATCCGCGATTTTGCTTGACCCGATGGCAGAACAGGCTCTTTCGCCAGCTGATGACCCGAAGAAGGGAATTATAGTGCTTGACTGCTCCTGGGAAGAAGTGGAAAGGGTATTTCCGGAACTGGAAAAGCTGAACCTGGAACATAGGGCTCTACCTTACATGCTTGCAGGCAATCCGGTGAACTTCGGAAGGCCCTTCAAACTTAACTCTGCAGAGGCTTTTGCAGCAGCTCTGTATATTTTAGGTTACAAGGAGCAGGGCGAAAAAATCATGTCCAAGTTTAACTGGGGGCACAGTTTTCTAGAGTTGAACAAAGAGCCCCTTGACGAATACGCAACTGCAAAAAACAGCGCCGAGATTGTGGAAATCCAGAGCCACTATATCTGA
- a CDS encoding DUF308 domain-containing protein codes for MEQPAEVIKQPVDAKSKAEYEILGAPWWAVLLEGVIAIIIGLFLVYRPAVTTVFLLQILGIFWVAGGILSVISALIFSGNRLWKLLSGILSIIAGIVILMYPLISPFIVLTLFIIFIGAWAIVTGAMKLIWGLKGGGWGMGILGVLTIILGILLLTNSLAGALLLPWVFGFFLIIGGIGGVIGGLKMRT; via the coding sequence ATGGAACAACCAGCTGAAGTTATCAAACAACCAGTTGATGCTAAAAGTAAGGCAGAGTATGAAATTCTGGGAGCCCCCTGGTGGGCGGTTCTTCTGGAAGGCGTTATAGCTATTATTATTGGCTTATTTTTGGTATACAGACCTGCAGTAACCACTGTCTTTCTCTTACAGATCCTGGGTATTTTCTGGGTGGCGGGGGGAATTCTTTCCGTTATAAGCGCATTGATTTTCTCGGGAAACAGGTTATGGAAACTGCTTTCAGGTATTTTGAGTATTATTGCAGGAATCGTTATACTGATGTACCCTCTTATCAGCCCTTTCATAGTTCTCACACTCTTTATTATTTTCATAGGGGCATGGGCTATTGTCACCGGAGCTATGAAACTTATCTGGGGACTTAAAGGAGGGGGGTGGGGGATGGGAATCCTTGGGGTTCTTACCATAATCCTCGGTATACTCCTGCTGACCAATTCTCTTGCAGGAGCCTTGCTTCTTCCGTGGGTATTCGGCTTTTTCCTTATTATCGGGGGAATCGGGGGAGTCATCGGAGGACTGAAAATGCGAACCTGA
- a CDS encoding MFS transporter yields the protein MERKTVLVALVLAMFVLVIDTTIMNVSISALISDFNTNVTTVQGAITLYALVMASFMITGGKIGDIVGRKRAFRLGLVIYGVGSLLTAISPTIGVLFVGWSILEGLGATLVMPAIQTLVTSNYEGEDRAIAYGIIGGVVASGIALGPIIGGWLTTAYTWRLAFAGEVVIVIIVLALSRFILDAPLKAGEEPKLDVIGSILSALGMGLIVFGILMAGTYGWWTARQTFSIAGIEISPFGLSPTPVFIAAGAIILLGFAAWERHLISSGGMPLVRLDVLRDSRVTSGILTQMVQTLLFGGFLFSMALFLQIVLGLNAMQTGFVYLPLSIPLLIASLTASRLSIFIASKRIIQAGLVILLAGLFLAIATIDVEVRGLGLMTGFALIGIGGGLIASQVMNLVLSQVTPERTSETAALMGTSQNLGMAIGTALMGSLLVAGLAVGAITLIDDSTTIPEDLKPDLISAVEENVQFLSDEELQAALEGVPPDLTEEILKINEIARIKGIRTSLLGLVIITIFGIIVSVFLPPEILVSKKE from the coding sequence ATGGAGAGAAAGACCGTACTTGTTGCGCTCGTGCTTGCAATGTTTGTGCTTGTTATTGATACCACAATCATGAACGTCTCGATTTCAGCACTTATCAGCGACTTCAATACGAACGTGACCACCGTCCAGGGCGCTATTACCCTGTATGCACTTGTTATGGCATCCTTTATGATTACAGGGGGAAAGATCGGAGATATTGTTGGGAGAAAACGGGCATTCAGGCTCGGACTGGTAATATATGGGGTGGGTTCGCTCCTGACGGCGATCAGCCCGACAATAGGTGTACTGTTTGTGGGCTGGTCAATCCTTGAAGGGCTTGGGGCAACCCTGGTCATGCCTGCCATCCAGACTCTCGTGACTTCAAACTATGAAGGGGAGGATCGTGCCATTGCTTACGGGATTATTGGGGGAGTCGTTGCAAGCGGAATCGCTCTCGGGCCTATAATAGGAGGCTGGCTCACTACTGCATACACATGGCGGCTTGCCTTTGCCGGAGAGGTGGTGATAGTGATCATTGTCCTGGCGTTAAGCCGCTTTATCCTGGATGCACCTCTCAAGGCCGGAGAAGAACCGAAGCTGGATGTAATCGGGTCCATTCTTTCCGCGCTGGGAATGGGGCTTATAGTTTTTGGGATATTGATGGCAGGGACCTACGGCTGGTGGACTGCACGCCAGACTTTCTCAATCGCAGGGATTGAAATTTCCCCGTTCGGTCTTTCCCCTACTCCCGTTTTCATTGCAGCAGGAGCCATTATCCTGCTGGGTTTTGCCGCCTGGGAACGCCATCTCATTAGCAGCGGAGGAATGCCGCTGGTAAGGCTCGACGTACTCAGAGACAGCAGGGTCACATCGGGAATTCTCACCCAGATGGTCCAGACCCTCCTTTTCGGAGGTTTCCTGTTCAGCATGGCTCTCTTCCTTCAGATTGTCCTGGGCTTAAATGCGATGCAGACCGGCTTTGTCTACCTGCCTCTTTCCATACCGCTTTTGATCGCCTCGCTAACGGCATCCCGGCTCTCCATCTTCATTGCTTCGAAGCGCATCATCCAGGCAGGACTGGTCATACTTCTTGCAGGGCTTTTCCTGGCTATCGCAACCATTGACGTAGAGGTAAGGGGACTTGGCCTTATGACCGGCTTCGCCCTGATAGGTATAGGCGGGGGGCTTATAGCATCCCAGGTGATGAACCTTGTGCTTTCCCAGGTAACTCCCGAAAGAACAAGCGAGACGGCTGCCCTGATGGGCACTTCCCAGAACCTTGGCATGGCCATCGGGACTGCGCTTATGGGCTCTCTCCTGGTTGCAGGCCTGGCAGTAGGAGCCATTACCTTGATCGATGACAGTACTACAATTCCGGAGGACCTCAAACCTGACCTGATATCTGCAGTAGAAGAGAATGTACAATTCTTGAGCGATGAGGAACTTCAGGCCGCTCTGGAGGGTGTCCCTCCCGACCTTACAGAGGAAATCCTGAAGATCAACGAAATCGCCCGTATTAAGGGGATAAGAACTTCCCTCCTGGGACTGGTGATCATTACAATATTCGGCATAATTGTCTCGGTCTTCCTGCCGCCTGAAATCCTGGTCTCTAAAAAAGAATGA
- a CDS encoding polyphosphate kinase 2 family protein: protein MANRTEDMETRIEDVEARIEALMEFMRVPPGRKINLRKDYDPGFTGRWLKKAEAKETLARGIQMLAEMQDKLWAQNQYALLMVLQALDAAGKDGTIKHVMSGVNPQGVDVYSFKAPSGEERDHDYLWRNFRALPARGDIGIFNRSYYEEVLVVRVHPEILAGQQLPPALKDEGIWKRRFEEINNFEKYLVDNGIIVVKFFLYVSKEAQKKRFLKRTMLPEKNWKFSAADIKERAHWDDYLDAYEDMFNHTSTEWAPWYIVPADHKWFTRLAVAAVLYSTMKKLNLAYPTVSEQKKQALLVAKEELENEDGGKKDKAVVKAKAKAAANKKVPASGREGTRNESKKKGKKNR, encoded by the coding sequence ATGGCAAACAGAACTGAAGATATGGAAACCAGAATTGAAGATGTGGAAGCCAGAATTGAAGCATTGATGGAATTCATGAGGGTCCCGCCCGGCAGGAAGATCAACCTGAGGAAGGACTATGATCCCGGTTTCACCGGCAGGTGGCTGAAGAAGGCAGAGGCAAAAGAGACCCTTGCAAGAGGCATCCAGATGCTTGCTGAGATGCAGGACAAGCTCTGGGCCCAGAACCAGTATGCTCTGCTTATGGTCCTTCAGGCTCTCGATGCAGCCGGCAAGGATGGTACTATCAAGCACGTCATGTCAGGGGTCAATCCGCAGGGAGTCGATGTCTACAGTTTCAAGGCGCCTTCCGGTGAGGAACGGGACCACGATTATCTGTGGCGGAACTTCAGGGCCCTGCCTGCTCGCGGGGACATCGGGATTTTCAACCGTTCCTACTATGAAGAAGTCCTGGTTGTGCGCGTGCATCCCGAGATACTTGCCGGCCAGCAGCTCCCTCCCGCACTGAAGGACGAGGGTATCTGGAAGCGGCGCTTCGAAGAGATCAACAACTTCGAGAAGTATCTGGTCGACAATGGCATAATTGTCGTCAAGTTCTTTCTCTACGTGTCCAAAGAAGCCCAGAAGAAGCGTTTCCTGAAAAGGACCATGTTGCCTGAGAAAAACTGGAAGTTCTCTGCAGCTGACATAAAAGAGCGGGCCCATTGGGACGATTATCTCGATGCCTACGAAGACATGTTCAACCATACAAGTACTGAATGGGCACCCTGGTATATCGTGCCGGCCGATCATAAGTGGTTTACGCGGCTGGCCGTTGCAGCCGTACTATACAGCACTATGAAGAAACTCAACCTTGCCTATCCGACAGTCAGTGAGCAGAAAAAACAGGCTCTTCTTGTGGCTAAGGAAGAGCTCGAAAACGAGGACGGAGGTAAGAAGGATAAAGCTGTCGTAAAGGCCAAAGCGAAGGCAGCCGCAAATAAAAAAGTTCCGGCTTCAGGCAGAGAGGGAACCAGGAACGAATCCAAAAAGAAAGGCAAGAAGAACAGGTAA
- a CDS encoding cation-translocating P-type ATPase — MSSNQTESPGPAQMASDVEWYALTPAEIASRLQVDTDRGLSAVEAQQRLQKYGPNHLVEMNKEPGWQAFLRQYKDLMQIVLLVAAFINLIFTEKWGTTLVLVGLTVFNAILGLRGESKASASLAELAGTMKSITHVRRDGVTQEVDITQVVPGDVVLMEAGDVVPADGRLFVTATLEIEEAALTGESVASAKNSEVIDGAEVPLGDRHNMAYMNTSVTRGRGEMIVTTTGMGTEMGHIADLLNKTKADKTPLQKQLDRLTMIIAGLAGLAFILMVIMGFRNGQPLDSIFIAGVALAIAAIPTGLPAVVITMYSMGTRELAAQNAIVKRLPSVETLGSVSAICTDKTGTLTLNKMTAVEFTIPGQNRYHVTGEGYGITGELKLTRGISPGQPWQKNTAPYSTEGKIQSAGGKRIDLDQVLLPMALCADARLDGETLIGDPTEGALIVLAEKGGIHVDSAREMFPRVAEVPFDAEYKFMATFHNMNDEQGRPVVRCCVKGAPDVLIARGGYYWIPGGEPFAVTDENRHLALAENDRMAAAGERVMVVARRDFDPAAFDPKSNLLDLVQDLTLLAMVGIVDPPRGEARDAIASCHSAGIQVRMITGDHAVTAAAIGNELGIKGQALTGAEFAAIPDEQLKPQLDQIGVVARVTPEDKIRLVTLLQQKDNIVAMTGDGVNDAPALKKADIGVAMGITGTEVSKDAAVMILTDDNFATIVKAVEYGRHIYNNLFNFVRFQMGQLVAYITCYLLAAFFFVLGGTPFAALVVLFLNFLISVPVAMALGFDKPASGLMEKKPRPLKQPLLSTSQWVRIAFLGILMAIFTVYLEAIFETAGAVTAATMGFVAFALLSISRGLSVRSETGTAFDRDIIRDRNQLQLYGMALLITILATELGFLQRLLGLTSLSGHHWRICIAAAIALLLVDEVIKFFMRRSHKHDTSTPVAAAPAHA, encoded by the coding sequence ATGTCATCCAATCAAACAGAATCGCCTGGTCCGGCCCAGATGGCGTCAGATGTCGAATGGTATGCACTTACGCCCGCAGAAATCGCCAGCCGGCTTCAGGTCGATACGGACAGGGGCCTGAGTGCGGTTGAGGCTCAGCAGCGCTTGCAGAAGTATGGCCCGAATCACCTGGTGGAAATGAATAAAGAACCCGGCTGGCAGGCGTTTCTGCGGCAGTATAAGGATCTGATGCAGATCGTCCTGCTGGTGGCAGCGTTTATCAACCTGATATTCACAGAAAAGTGGGGAACCACGCTGGTTCTGGTGGGTCTGACTGTCTTCAATGCGATACTGGGCCTGCGCGGAGAATCCAAGGCCTCTGCCAGCCTGGCGGAGCTAGCCGGAACGATGAAAAGCATCACTCATGTGCGACGGGATGGTGTGACACAGGAAGTAGATATCACACAGGTGGTGCCGGGCGATGTCGTGTTAATGGAGGCCGGCGATGTCGTCCCTGCTGACGGACGCCTGTTTGTGACGGCAACACTGGAAATCGAAGAAGCGGCTCTGACCGGCGAAAGCGTTGCTTCAGCCAAAAATAGCGAAGTCATAGACGGGGCCGAAGTGCCCCTGGGGGACCGCCATAATATGGCTTACATGAACACTTCAGTCACCCGTGGTCGCGGAGAGATGATAGTTACTACCACCGGCATGGGCACCGAGATGGGCCACATAGCCGACCTACTCAACAAGACCAAGGCGGATAAGACGCCCTTGCAGAAGCAGCTTGACCGGCTGACAATGATCATTGCAGGGCTGGCAGGTCTTGCTTTCATCCTGATGGTCATAATGGGATTCCGCAACGGGCAGCCCCTGGACTCCATCTTCATCGCCGGTGTGGCTCTGGCTATCGCAGCCATCCCCACCGGCCTGCCGGCTGTGGTCATCACCATGTATTCCATGGGCACGCGGGAGCTGGCTGCCCAGAACGCCATCGTTAAACGGCTGCCATCGGTGGAGACGCTTGGTTCGGTCTCGGCCATCTGCACGGACAAGACCGGCACGCTGACGCTTAACAAGATGACAGCGGTAGAGTTCACTATCCCCGGCCAGAACCGTTACCATGTTACGGGTGAAGGCTACGGCATCACGGGAGAGCTGAAACTGACCAGGGGCATTTCTCCCGGCCAGCCGTGGCAGAAAAATACGGCGCCTTACAGCACGGAGGGTAAGATCCAGAGTGCAGGGGGGAAAAGGATCGACCTTGATCAGGTCTTGCTGCCTATGGCCCTGTGCGCCGACGCGCGGCTGGACGGTGAAACCCTGATTGGCGACCCCACCGAAGGTGCTCTGATCGTGCTGGCTGAGAAGGGGGGCATCCATGTGGACAGCGCGAGAGAGATGTTCCCGCGTGTTGCTGAGGTGCCGTTCGATGCCGAATATAAGTTCATGGCGACCTTTCATAACATGAACGACGAGCAGGGAAGGCCGGTTGTGCGTTGCTGCGTCAAGGGAGCGCCTGACGTGTTGATCGCTCGTGGTGGCTACTACTGGATTCCGGGGGGAGAGCCATTTGCAGTAACCGACGAAAATCGTCATCTGGCACTGGCCGAAAACGACCGCATGGCGGCCGCCGGGGAACGGGTCATGGTCGTGGCACGCCGGGACTTCGATCCGGCCGCCTTCGATCCGAAAAGTAACCTGCTTGACCTGGTGCAGGACCTGACCCTTCTAGCGATGGTTGGGATAGTCGATCCTCCGCGAGGCGAGGCAAGGGATGCGATTGCCAGCTGCCACAGTGCCGGCATCCAGGTGCGTATGATCACAGGCGATCATGCGGTGACAGCCGCCGCCATAGGCAACGAACTGGGAATTAAAGGTCAGGCTTTGACAGGGGCAGAATTTGCCGCCATTCCTGATGAACAGTTGAAGCCACAGCTGGATCAGATCGGTGTGGTGGCCCGCGTGACCCCGGAGGACAAAATCCGGCTGGTGACCCTTCTCCAGCAGAAGGACAACATCGTGGCGATGACAGGCGATGGGGTTAACGATGCCCCTGCGCTGAAGAAAGCCGACATCGGCGTGGCGATGGGCATAACCGGCACCGAAGTTTCTAAGGATGCAGCGGTGATGATCCTGACCGACGACAACTTCGCCACCATCGTCAAGGCGGTGGAGTATGGCCGGCATATCTACAACAACCTGTTTAACTTTGTCCGCTTCCAGATGGGACAGCTGGTGGCGTACATCACATGCTACCTGCTGGCTGCGTTCTTCTTTGTACTCGGGGGAACCCCGTTTGCAGCGCTTGTCGTCCTGTTTCTTAACTTCCTGATCTCGGTCCCGGTAGCTATGGCGCTGGGGTTCGACAAGCCGGCTTCAGGCCTGATGGAGAAGAAACCACGGCCGCTGAAACAACCCCTCCTGTCAACCTCACAATGGGTGCGCATCGCCTTCCTCGGCATCCTTATGGCGATCTTCACGGTCTATCTGGAGGCGATCTTCGAAACAGCCGGCGCGGTCACGGCGGCTACTATGGGTTTTGTGGCTTTCGCCTTACTCAGTATCTCCAGGGGACTCAGCGTTCGCAGCGAGACCGGGACCGCCTTTGACCGGGACATTATCCGTGATCGAAACCAGCTGCAACTCTATGGCATGGCGTTGTTGATAACCATCCTGGCAACCGAACTCGGCTTCCTGCAGCGCCTCCTTGGCCTGACCTCGCTGAGCGGGCACCATTGGCGGATCTGCATCGCCGCTGCCATCGCCCTACTACTCGTCGATGAGGTCATAAAGTTCTTCATGCGCAGAAGCCACAAGCATGATACATCAACTCCTGTTGCCGCAGCACCAGCCCATGCATAA
- a CDS encoding rhodanese-like domain-containing protein — translation MNKQYLSGFTILIALLIIVPGIAEAVSETDYTEIDYTETDYTEADYTETDYTISVGYQNITPCVASETLEQKCVFILDVRTPAEHKHGHIGGAKLIPLKNVPAYDPVNLSDSQLLPNRMDELPKNKDIKVFVYCKAGNRGAAASQLIADAGYKNVYNIQGGIDSWVSGGCPIVFDPAEWTASYPSNL, via the coding sequence TTGAATAAACAATACTTGTCAGGTTTTACAATTCTTATTGCGCTTCTCATAATTGTCCCGGGCATTGCAGAAGCAGTATCTGAGACTGATTATACCGAGATTGATTATACTGAGACTGATTATACTGAGGCTGATTATACTGAGACTGATTATACTATTTCAGTTGGGTACCAAAATATTACGCCCTGTGTTGCCAGTGAGACACTCGAACAAAAATGTGTGTTCATTCTGGACGTGCGTACCCCTGCTGAACACAAACACGGGCATATCGGAGGAGCAAAACTGATCCCATTAAAAAATGTGCCAGCATATGATCCTGTTAATTTATCCGATAGCCAGCTATTGCCGAATAGAATGGATGAATTACCAAAAAATAAAGATATAAAAGTATTCGTTTATTGTAAAGCAGGAAACAGAGGCGCTGCTGCAAGCCAGTTGATAGCAGATGCGGGTTACAAAAATGTGTATAACATTCAGGGTGGTATCGATTCATGGGTAAGTGGAGGGTGTCCAATTGTATTTGACCCTGCAGAATGGACAGCTAGTTATCCTTCAAATCTATGA
- a CDS encoding helix-turn-helix transcriptional regulator, producing MSSSLVTVFLPSRRTDLFLFLKEKPGTVEEINSELGIGPDAILSRLKRLEENGLVVQQGNIYSLSLTGKILVRRMESLVKAFRLLEDDYDYCPGVKPGGIPPVFFKLMEELIVCFPALCHGDDVSSMYREVTEAFCSSKQLLLIISCPHMSYSGICAEHAKKGLKVSVILTRLIFEKLTEEFKEDLDALLLLENSEMYILGNDFNPPTVAVTDTMVLTCFSSEKMDDSEDNSMVVFGDKAVQWGKELFEHFRVLAEPLGPDPSKQLYLEASRGESSEDKSLSKRTYPA from the coding sequence ATGAGCTCTTCTCTGGTAACAGTCTTTCTGCCTTCCAGGAGGACAGATCTGTTCTTGTTTTTAAAGGAAAAACCCGGGACAGTCGAAGAAATAAACTCCGAACTTGGAATCGGTCCGGATGCAATCCTTTCCCGGCTCAAAAGGCTGGAAGAAAACGGGCTTGTGGTTCAACAGGGCAATATATACAGCCTTTCCCTTACAGGAAAAATTCTTGTCCGAAGAATGGAATCGCTTGTTAAAGCTTTCAGGCTGCTTGAAGACGATTACGATTACTGCCCTGGCGTTAAACCCGGAGGAATCCCTCCTGTTTTTTTCAAGCTAATGGAAGAACTTATAGTCTGTTTCCCGGCGCTCTGTCACGGTGATGATGTTTCTTCAATGTACAGGGAAGTGACCGAAGCTTTTTGCAGCTCAAAACAGCTTCTCCTCATCATCTCATGCCCCCACATGAGCTACTCGGGTATCTGTGCGGAGCACGCAAAAAAAGGACTGAAGGTCTCAGTGATACTTACTCGGCTAATCTTTGAAAAACTCACAGAAGAGTTTAAAGAAGACCTTGATGCCCTCCTTCTTCTTGAAAACTCAGAGATGTATATACTGGGTAATGATTTTAATCCTCCTACGGTTGCTGTAACCGATACAATGGTCCTTACATGCTTTTCATCCGAAAAAATGGATGACAGTGAGGACAATAGTATGGTAGTTTTCGGAGATAAAGCCGTGCAGTGGGGAAAAGAACTTTTTGAGCACTTCAGGGTGCTGGCTGAACCTCTGGGGCCTGATCCATCAAAGCAATTATATCTTGAAGCCAGCAGGGGCGAAAGTTCAGAGGACAAAAGCCTTTCTAAACGCACCTACCCCGCCTGA
- a CDS encoding FumA C-terminus/TtdB family hydratase beta subunit produces MEYHLQTPLKIEEIKKLNAGDIVYISGEILTARDEAHARILEMKEKGEELPFSLTGAVIYHCGPLMQQTGKGEKGEWKVVSAGPTTSGRMSKMTHPLLKAHEVRAIIGKGGMKGVSDALKNKCVYLAYTGGCAALAAELIKEVKTVHWLDLGMPEAVWVLRVQDFGPLIVGIDAKGKDIFAEVREKAEKVYEGMQK; encoded by the coding sequence ATGGAGTACCACCTGCAGACCCCGCTGAAGATTGAGGAAATCAAGAAACTCAATGCCGGAGACATTGTTTATATCTCAGGAGAGATCCTGACAGCCCGGGACGAAGCCCATGCAAGAATTCTTGAAATGAAAGAAAAAGGAGAAGAACTCCCGTTCTCCCTTACAGGGGCAGTAATCTACCACTGCGGCCCCCTTATGCAGCAGACAGGAAAAGGCGAGAAGGGGGAATGGAAAGTCGTCTCCGCAGGCCCCACAACCAGCGGCAGGATGTCAAAAATGACTCATCCTCTCCTGAAAGCCCATGAAGTTAGGGCTATTATCGGAAAAGGTGGGATGAAAGGGGTCTCAGATGCATTAAAAAATAAATGCGTCTACCTTGCATATACGGGAGGCTGTGCAGCCCTTGCCGCCGAACTTATAAAAGAGGTAAAGACCGTACACTGGCTTGACCTTGGTATGCCCGAAGCTGTCTGGGTACTCAGGGTGCAGGATTTCGGGCCTCTCATTGTAGGAATTGATGCAAAAGGGAAAGATATTTTTGCAGAGGTCAGGGAAAAAGCTGAGAAAGTGTATGAAGGGATGCAGAAGTAA
- a CDS encoding fumarate hydratase, protein MSLKLNRETFIRSISDLLRKAEIELPDDVVEALRKAESREESPVAKFQLQAILKNIELAKKHGVPMCQDTGIMIFYVELGTEFQPGFDLEAAIRDAAVLATREIPLRPNAVDPLTRKNSGDNTGAGIPDIHWELVPGKQLRITVAPKGAGSENMSTLLMLNPTEVGSIKNFVLETVINAGGMPCPPLTLGIGIGGSFDKAARLAKEALLEPLDTPMNEFEKEILEAVNALGIGCMGLGGSTTALAVHVKTAHCHTASLPVAINIQCWANRHASVVFGGEE, encoded by the coding sequence TTGTCTTTAAAACTAAACCGTGAAACCTTTATCCGGTCTATTTCAGACCTGCTCAGAAAAGCGGAAATAGAGCTTCCCGACGATGTGGTTGAAGCCCTCAGGAAAGCCGAATCACGGGAAGAAAGCCCGGTTGCAAAGTTCCAGCTCCAGGCAATCCTTAAAAACATCGAGCTTGCAAAAAAGCATGGAGTTCCCATGTGCCAGGATACGGGCATAATGATCTTTTATGTTGAGCTCGGAACGGAGTTTCAGCCGGGCTTTGACCTTGAAGCCGCAATCCGGGATGCTGCCGTCCTTGCGACTCGGGAAATTCCGCTCCGCCCCAATGCCGTGGACCCCCTGACCCGAAAAAACAGCGGGGATAATACCGGTGCAGGAATCCCGGATATTCACTGGGAACTCGTGCCCGGAAAGCAGCTAAGAATCACGGTTGCCCCGAAAGGTGCGGGCTCGGAAAACATGAGCACCCTTCTGATGCTGAACCCGACCGAAGTAGGAAGCATCAAAAACTTCGTGCTCGAAACGGTGATTAACGCAGGTGGGATGCCCTGTCCCCCCCTGACTCTCGGCATCGGGATAGGAGGTTCCTTTGACAAAGCCGCCAGGCTTGCAAAAGAAGCCCTACTCGAACCCCTTGACACCCCCATGAACGAGTTTGAAAAGGAAATCCTGGAAGCAGTAAACGCCCTTGGGATCGGATGTATGGGGCTTGGGGGCAGCACAACCGCCCTTGCCGTGCACGTGAAAACCGCACATTGCCATACGGCTTCCCTGCCTGTTGCCATAAACATCCAGTGCTGGGCGAACAGGCATGCTTCAGTCGTTTTCGGGGGTGAAGAATAA
- a CDS encoding DUF169 domain-containing protein — MLSVEKLRKKLTEAGRLKLRPLCVYATNEVPNGAVPSHTVDRCIAKAVYTSALFKETPALYIEAGHEQCCAGGLVWMGLAEPHPKLKYFVTVGTPDFRGGAAEHLKATPELFDEQKERAGKITPHSKYIVIAPCTDEIAPETVRAFILFAGSEQIRNLCGLAQFSNSDPFFRTIIPGGPVCAMMIAFPAGMAEKAPKDSAFVGPADPTGNPWLPPELMIMGIPAGLAQQMAADLEDSFICKRSRIAYPEKRISIMLPVTDLPK, encoded by the coding sequence ATGTTAAGCGTTGAAAAACTGAGAAAAAAGCTTACCGAAGCCGGCAGGCTGAAACTGCGCCCTCTCTGTGTTTATGCCACAAATGAGGTTCCGAATGGCGCAGTGCCATCACACACTGTAGACCGCTGTATTGCAAAGGCGGTTTATACTTCTGCCCTTTTTAAAGAAACACCTGCCCTTTATATAGAGGCAGGCCACGAACAGTGCTGTGCTGGTGGGCTGGTATGGATGGGACTTGCTGAACCGCACCCGAAGCTGAAGTACTTCGTAACCGTAGGCACACCGGACTTCCGGGGTGGAGCTGCTGAACATTTAAAAGCAACCCCGGAACTTTTCGATGAGCAGAAAGAACGTGCCGGGAAAATTACTCCTCACAGCAAATATATAGTCATCGCGCCGTGTACTGATGAGATTGCACCTGAGACTGTCAGAGCCTTTATCCTGTTCGCAGGCAGTGAACAGATCAGAAACCTCTGCGGGCTGGCGCAGTTCAGTAACTCCGACCCCTTTTTCAGGACAATAATACCCGGAGGACCTGTCTGTGCTATGATGATCGCTTTTCCTGCGGGCATGGCAGAAAAAGCACCAAAAGACTCGGCCTTTGTCGGGCCTGCCGACCCAACTGGGAATCCCTGGCTTCCACCCGAGTTAATGATTATGGGCATCCCTGCAGGGCTCGCGCAACAAATGGCAGCCGACCTGGAAGATTCCTTTATCTGCAAACGAAGCAGGATCGCGTATCCTGAGAAGCGTATCAGCATAATGCTCCCTGTTACGGATCTGCCAAAATGA